A window of the Tiliqua scincoides isolate rTilSci1 chromosome 5, rTilSci1.hap2, whole genome shotgun sequence genome harbors these coding sequences:
- the PRODH2 gene encoding hydroxyproline dehydrogenase, translating to MPPKPAPQAAATAQKSMPPQPLLNLDDGKVFRLKSNWEVTRGLLVFLLCSSPWLVQRAPSLLSASRRILGRRFWSFLLRCTLYGQFVAGETPKEIQNTLQRLQHLGVRPLLAVPIEEDVGQAKEGEGWYDENARSMLNCLDLSVGGAANPMMQLKVTALMAAELCKTITLRLREQEGASDLTVERVAGLMKGEELSFGCLTREENLHFQKSLSRLNSVAQYAVEKGVRVLVDAEYTYINPALTLVTMAMMATWNTQHPWIWNTYQAYLKDTQERMNQDVALSKHLGVCFGVKLVRGAYLEKERKLAKEKGYSDPVYPSWEATNESYQHCLNFALDQVAQAKGRFELIVATHNETSVMQAVRRMAEMGIDKSTGPINFGQLLGMCDQVSLALGQAGYAVYKSIPYGSVEEVIPYMIRRAHENESVLLGIRKERDLLRLELRRRILRQP from the exons ATGCCTCCCAAGCCAGCCCCCCAAGCTGCTGCTACGGCACAGAAGTCCATGCCTCCTCAGCCTTTGCTCAACTTGGATGACGGGAAGGTGTTCCGGCTTAAGAGCAATTGGGAGGTGACGCGTGGCCTGCTGGTGTTTTTGCTCTGCTCTTCCCCATGGCTGGTTCAGAGAGCACCCTCG ctcctttctGCCTCCCGACGAATTCTGGGGCGCCGATTCTGGAGCTTTCTCCTCCGGTGCACACTCTATGGACAATTTGTGGCTGGTGAGACCCCCAAAGAGATCCAGAACACACTGCAGCGGCTCCAGCATTTGGGGGTCCGGCCTCTCCTTGCAGTCCCTATTGAAGAAGATGTGGGGCAGGCAAAGGAAGG GGAAGGGTGGTACGATGAGAATGCCCGCTCAATGCTTAACTGCCTGGATCTGTCCGTGGGGGGTGCTGCCAATCCAATGATGCAACTGAAAGTGACAGCCCTGATGGCAGCTGAGCTCTGT AAGACTATTACCCTGCGCTTACGAGAACAGGAGGGGGCATCAGACCTGACTGTAGAGAGAGTGGCGGGTCTCATGAAAGGAGAG GAACTGAGCTTTGGCTGCCTGACCAGAGAAGAGAACCTGCATTTCCAAAAATCACTGAGTCGGCTCAACTCTGTAGCACAG TATGCTGTGGAAAAAGGAGTCCGTGTCCTGGTGGATGCTGAATACACATACATTAACCCTGCCCTCACGCTAGTTACCATGGCAATGATGGCCACCTGGAACACCCAGCACCCGTGGATCTGGAATACATATCAGGCATATCTCAAG GACACTCAGGAGCGGATGAATCAGGATGTGGCCCTCTCCAAGCACTTGGGCGTATGTTTTGGTGTGAAACTTGTCCGGGGGGCTTATCTGGAGAAGGAACGGAAACTGGCCAAGGAAAAAGGGTACTCTGATCCTGTGTACCCCAGCTGGGAGGCTACCAATGAAAG TTACCAGCACTGCCTGAATTTCGCCTTGGACCAGGTGGCTCAAGCCAAAGGCAGATTTGAACTGATTGTGGCCACACACAATGAAACGTCAGTGATGCAGGCTGTGCGAAG GATGGCAGAGATGGGCATCGACAAGAGTACTGGACCAATCAACTTTGGGCAGCTTCTGGGCATGTGTGACCAGGTTTCCTTGGCACTGG GACAGGCTGGTTATGCTGTCTACAAATCCATCCCATATGGCTCTGTGGAAGAGGTGATTCCCTACATGATCCGTCGTGCTCATGAGAATGAGAGTGTACTACTTGGGATCCGGAAGGAGAGAGATCTATTGCGCTTAGAGCTACGGAGACGGATTCTGAGGCAACCTTGA